ggggggggggggggggggggggggggggggggggggggggggggggggggggggggggggggggggggggggggggggggggggggggggggggggggggggggggggggggggggggggggggggggggggggggggggggggggggggggggggggggggggggggggggggggggggggggggggggggggggggggggggggggggggggggggggggggggggggggggggggggggggggggggggggggggggggggggggggggggggggggggggggggggggggggggggggggggggggggggggggggggggggggggggggggggggggggggggggggggggggggggggggggggggggggggggggggggggggggggggggggggggggggggggggggggggggggggggggggggggggggggggggggggggggggggggggggggggggggggggaaggcgGCGGGGGGCAGGTGCAgggcccccccagcccccagcgGCAGGAAGaactggaaggagctggggaggcCATCGATGTAGCGCAGGGACTGGAaatcctggagcagagcccagatgGAGGAATGGTGGGGGACAGGACCAAGCTGGATGGAGACCCCCAGAGACCCCTCCCCGAGattcctcccagcccctcaggaaCGCCAGAACCTCCCAGAGATCCTTTCCCTAAGGTACTCCCCAGAAACCCTCTAGATCTGCCAGCCCCCTCAGGGATCCCAAAACGCCCCAGAGACTCCCAGAGACACCCCAAACAGACTTCCCAGGAGCCACCCCGGGGATACCTCTGGGGTCGGGGACCAGGGGGGCCAGGCAGGACATTGCCCCCGGGCTGTGTGCACACCGGCGGCACCGGGCACGCTGCCGAGGTCGGGAGCGCCGCCCGGGCACAGTCCCCACGGCTGGGGACACCTCGGGGGGCCCACGGCCGTACTTACGTGTGGGGTGAGGGGGCCGGGCAGGTCGCCGCTGCCCTGGCGCTCAGGGGACAGCGAGGCACTGCCAGCCGGAGACTCCCCCCCGGAGCGGGGCGACAGGCTGAGGTCCACCACCGGCACGGCGGCCGGGAAGCGTCCATCCCGcggctccagcagcctggagtgTCCCAGGAGCCCGGGGGACGGCGGGGCTGGCACGGCCCGGCGCCCCCCCCGGCTGCCCCCTCGGCCATCCCCGGCCGGCGGGGTGTCCGGGCGCGGCGGAGCGCGGGGGCGAGGGCCGGAGGGGCCCCGCTTCTCGCGGGCAGCTCGCAGCTTGGAGATGCTCAGCTTGAGGTCCAGGGGCTCCTCCAGGGAATGCATGGCGCCGGGGCGCGCTCTGCGGAGGACACCCGGGGTCActgcggggctggggggcaccGCTGTCACCCAGAGCATCGCCCCAGCCCGGCCCCATGGTAATGCCCGGGCTGGAGGACACGCTGCTGGCACGGAGACCGTGCCGTCCCTTCCGGCCGCCCTGCCGCGGCCCCCTCCCGCAGCGGGCAAAGGGCAGGGCATGGCACCGGCCCCCCCCCGCTCCACCCCGGCCCTTCGGTGTCCCcagtgcgggggggggggggggggggggggggggggggggggggggggggggggggggggggggggggggggggggggggggggggggggggggggggggggggggggggggggggggggggggggggggggggggggggggggggggggggggggggggggggggggggggggggggggggggggggggggggggggggggggggggggggggggggggggggggggggggggggggggggggggggggggggggggggggggggggggggggggggggggggggggggggggggggggggggggggggggggggggggggggggggggggggggggggggggggggggggggggggggggggggggggggggggggggggggggggggggggggggggggggggggggggggggggggggggggggggggggggggggggggggggggggggggggggggggggggggggggggggggggggggggggggggggggggggggggggggggggggggggggggggggggggggggggggggggggggggggggggggggggggggggggggggggggggggggggggggggggggggggggggggggggggggggggggggggggggggggggggggggggggggggggggggggggggggggggggggggggggggggggggggggggggggggggggggggggggggggggggggggggggggggggggggggggggggggggggggggggggggggggggggggggggggggggggggggggggggggggggggggggggggggggggggggggggggggggggggggggggggggggggggggggggggggggggggggggggggggggggggggggggggggggggggggggggggggggggggggggggggggggggggggggggggggggggggggggggggggggggggggggggggggggggggggggggggggggggggggggggggggggggggggggggggggggggggggggggggggggggggggggggggggggggggggggggggggggggggggggggggggggggggggggggggggggggggggggggggggggggggggcccctgtGCTGGCCGAGGGGCCGGCCCCAGGGGGGGGTTCCTGTGCCGGGCTCCCGGGGTGGGAGGAGCTGCCCCACAGCATCGCatcaccctgagcctcccctggccgTGGGGTCAGCCCCGGAGTCGGGTCCCTCCTCTCCaggaaggggtggggggggggggggggggggggggggggggggggggggggggggggggggggggggggggggggggggggggggggggggggggggggggggggggggggggggggggtccccgcCTGAGCATCCACCTCCTCCCACCGCTGTGGAGCTGCCCCACCTCAGCGTCCCATCTCCCGGGACTCGCTGAGCTTTCCCGGCCGTGGGGCCTGCCCACAGCGGGGCCCTTCCCCTCTGGGGCTCCTCACCCGACTCGCTGAGCTTTCCCGGCCGTGGGGCCTGCCCACAGCGGGGCCCTTCCCCTCTGGTGCTCCTCACCCTGCGTCCCACTACGGGATGTGCCCATGGGGTGTCCCCACTCTGAGCCCCACCACGGTTCTCGGGCTCCAGCAACCCCCATGTGCCCCACAGCCTGGTGGCACAGCTcggggacagacggacacaggGGCAGGAGCCCACAGCTGGGGTGTCACAGCAGGACCCCCGGCCCCGCGAGTGGGacagggtgctggcagccccccaGCGACGGTGGTCCCGCCGTGGGGCCGGGCAAGGCGTCACTGCTGGTGCCACCACGACGGTCGCGTCCTCGCGTCCCCAGGGTTGGGAGGTTGGGGGGTCCCGGTGCGGGCGGTGCTGGGTGGGGACCGCAGCCACCCCCGGGCGGGatgggggggaaagggggggggggggggggggggggggggggggggggggggggggggggggggggggggggggggggggggggggggggggggggggggggggggggggggggggggggggggggggggggggggggggggggggggggggggggggggggggggggggggggggggggggggggggggggggggggggggggggggggggggggggggggggggggggggggggggggggggggggggggggggggggggggggggggggggggggggggggggggggggggggggggggggggggggggggggggggggggggggggggggggggggggggggggggggggggggggggggggggggggggggggggggggggggggggggggggggggggggggggggggggggggggggggggggggggggggggggggggggggggggggggggggggggggggggggggggggggggggggggggggggggggggggggggggggggggggggggggggggggggggggggggggggggggggggggggggggggggggggggggggggggggggggggggggggggggggggggggggggggggggggggggggggggggggggggggggggggggggggggggggggggggggggggggggggggggggggggggggggggggggggggggggggggggggggggggggggggggggggggggggggggggggggggggggggggggggggggggggggggggggggggggggggggggggggggggggggggggggggggggggggggggggggggggggggggggggggggggggggggggggggggggggggggggggggggggggggggggggggggggggggggggggggggggggggggggggggggggggggggggggggggggggggggggggggggggggggggggggggggggggggggggggggggggggggggggggggggggggggggggggggggggggggggggggggggggggggggggggggggggggggggggggggggggggggggggggggggggggggggggggggggggggggggggggggggggggggggggggggggggggggggggggggggggggggggggggggggggggggggggggggggggggggggggggggggggggggggggggggggggggggggggggggggggggggggggggggggggggggggggggggggggggggggggggggggggggggggggggggggggggggggggggggggggggggggggggggggggggggggggggggggggggggggggggggggggggggggggggggggggggggggggggggggggggggggggggggggggggggggggggggggggggggggggggggggggggggggggggggggggggggggggggggggggggggggggggggggggggggggggggggggggggggggggggggggggggggggggggggggggggggggggggggggggggggggggggggggggggggggggggggggggggggggggggggggggggggggggggggggggggggggggggggggggggggggggggggggggggggggggggggggggggggggggggggggggggggggggggggggggggctgcctggggacacagcgGGAGCAGGCGGGGACAGCAGCGGGGTGGTCCCCGGCAGCCAGCGGATCAGCACCCTGGGCGCGGCAGCATCCTGGGGATGGGGGCACATGGGGACCCTGGTTGGGGGAGGTGGTGACAGCAGGGTGACAAAGGCATGGGGAAGGGGAGGTGTCCGCTGGCTGCAGGGTTTCTCCATGCTGGGCAGGGAACGAGCGCCTGCAGCAGCGCCTAGGGACATCGGGGACGATTTGTGGTCCCCGCTGCTGGCACCTCCGGGAGGGGGTCACACCGTCCTAGTCCCCAAATCACCCCGCAATGGCGCAGCCTGGGCTTGGCCACTCCACGCCTCAGCCCCACGAGGCCGTGGGACTGTCACCCCCCGTGGTGGGGACTGTCACTTCTCACGATGGGCATCGGGAGCCCCCCGCGAAGGGAACCGGGGTGACGGGTGGCTGCCGGGCGGTGGCACCGCCGGCGCGGGACCGGGATGGGGACGccctgcaccccccccccccacccaatGCCACCCCTTCTCCCGTCTCGCACCGTGACACCGGTGTGTCCCCGGAGGTGTCCGCAGCCGGGCAGTGCCACCCAGCACGTCCCCGCCGCAGCCCCCGCCCCACGGCCAAGGTCAGGACACCCGCCCGGGGTGCGGGGGGCCGGCGGGCCTGGGCGCGGCAGCATCCTGGGGATGGGGGCACATGGGGACCCTGGTTGGGGGAGGTGGTGACAGCAGGGTGACAAAGGCATGGGGAAGGGGAGGTGTCCGCTGGCTGCAGGGTTTCTCCATGCTGGGCAGGGAACGAGCGCCTGCAGCAGCGCCTAGGGACATCGGGGACGATTTGTGGTCCCCGCTGCTGGCACCTCCGGGAGGGGGTCACACCGTCCTAGTCCCCAAATCACCCCGCAATGGCGCAGCCTGGGCTTGGCCACTCCACGCCTCAGCCCCACGAGGCCGTGGGACTGTCACCCCCCGTGGTGGGGACTGTCACTTCTCACGATGGGCATCGGGAGCC
This genomic stretch from Ficedula albicollis isolate OC2 chromosome 14, FicAlb1.5, whole genome shotgun sequence harbors:
- the GLIS2 gene encoding zinc finger protein GLIS2, with product MPCPLPAAGGGRGRAAGRDGTVSVPAACPPARALPWGRAGAMLWVTAVPPSPAVTPGVLRRARPGAMHSLEEPLDLKLSISKLRAAREKRGPSGPRPRAPPRPDTPPAGDGRGGSRGGRRAVPAPPSPGLLGHSRLLEPRDGRFPAAVPVVDLSLSPRSGGESPAGSASLSPERQGSGDLPGPLTPHDFQSLRYIDGLPSSFQFFLPLGAGGALHLPPAAFPREKPYICPYEGCNKRYSNSSDRFKHTRTHYVEKPYSCKMPGCHKRYTDPSSLPPGDAQGAPASQNAPGLGGGALR